In the Thermodesulfobacteriota bacterium genome, one interval contains:
- a CDS encoding diguanylate cyclase: MAGLLRSGALYKYRSKMLTKETSARRILKKLGPHTAQSVLDSLTENLAVLNARGIIVSVNSAWMNFASGNGGDPLDRASVGENYPRAFREAFGKETRFAKASRAIGSVITGDRERFSIEYPCHLPDQKRWFRLSVTQLKKGGMTSGAVVSHSDITRRKLAELETRRLAVIDPMTGILNRKAGLEYIRKQIKAARRRKRSLTVCFIDLDNLKYVNDNYGHREGDRTIRAAVKLMKNVLRETDAMCRLGGDEIIIVLTDTPAGETKPVLDRIAELIARRNEKARIQWKLEFSYGLAEYTLGSKLTAEELVDIADRNMYKMKMSKKYKKGVN, encoded by the coding sequence ATGGCCGGATTGTTACGTTCCGGCGCATTATATAAATACAGGTCTAAAATGCTCACGAAAGAGACCTCTGCGAGAAGGATTTTGAAAAAGCTCGGACCGCACACCGCACAGTCCGTGCTCGATTCCCTCACGGAGAACCTGGCCGTGCTCAACGCCAGGGGAATCATTGTTTCGGTGAACAGCGCCTGGATGAATTTCGCCTCCGGGAACGGCGGAGACCCGCTCGACCGCGCTTCGGTAGGGGAGAATTATCCGAGGGCGTTCAGGGAGGCTTTCGGCAAGGAAACGAGGTTCGCCAAGGCGTCCCGGGCCATCGGCTCGGTTATCACGGGCGACAGGGAGAGATTCTCGATCGAATACCCGTGCCATCTCCCCGATCAAAAGAGGTGGTTCAGGCTCTCGGTGACCCAGCTGAAAAAGGGCGGTATGACCTCGGGCGCGGTCGTTTCCCACTCGGACATAACGCGCAGGAAGCTCGCCGAGCTCGAAACCAGGAGACTCGCGGTCATAGACCCCATGACGGGCATCCTCAACAGGAAGGCGGGGCTCGAATACATACGGAAACAGATAAAGGCAGCGAGGAGGAGGAAACGGAGCCTGACCGTGTGCTTCATAGACCTCGACAACCTGAAATACGTAAACGATAACTACGGGCACAGGGAGGGGGACAGGACGATACGCGCGGCAGTGAAGCTGATGAAGAACGTGCTCAGGGAAACGGATGCGATGTGCAGGCTCGGGGGAGACGAAATAATTATCGTGCTCACGGATACGCCCGCCGGGGAGACCAAGCCCGTGCTTGACAGGATCGCCGAGCTTATAGCCAGGAGGAACGAGAAGGCACGCATACAGTGGAAGCTCGAATTCAGCTACGGCCTCGCCGAGTACACGCTCGGGAGCAAGCTCACGGCCGAAGAGCTCGTGGACATAGCCGACAGGAATATGTACAAGATGAAGATGTCGAAGAAATACAAGAAGGGGGTAAATTAG
- a CDS encoding diguanylate cyclase, whose product MTILDGIADRIQNGYVYRAMLKKERNKDAVLAKAQFETVLAVLDSLPEHIGVLDASGLLVAANRSWTAWKGKNGGGAAGRPEPGTDYLKMLKKHSAESERSLRLLKNIVSVLGGKKDRFTMEYPSHKGQDKKWFLLSVTPMRSGGRVTGAVISHTDITRRKLAELETKRFSVTDPMTGILNRKAGLESVHRQMKFCERHGCSFTVCYIDIDNLKLVNDSFGHKEGDRVIITFVNLLKRALRESDVMCRLGGDEILLILQETSLEGSKSVVNRIRDAVHARNARSARPYGIEFSYGIAEYTLGSKLTPEELVDIADRNMYGMKSSKKTKKGGSYRTRHKQ is encoded by the coding sequence ATGACCATTCTCGACGGAATAGCGGACAGGATACAGAACGGATATGTTTACAGAGCCATGTTAAAGAAAGAACGTAATAAGGACGCTGTATTAGCTAAAGCACAGTTCGAGACCGTGCTTGCGGTGCTCGATTCGCTTCCCGAGCACATCGGGGTGCTGGACGCTTCAGGGCTGCTTGTCGCGGCCAACCGCTCATGGACCGCATGGAAGGGGAAGAACGGCGGGGGCGCGGCGGGGAGGCCAGAGCCGGGGACAGACTATCTCAAGATGCTGAAGAAGCACTCGGCCGAGAGCGAGAGGTCGCTCCGCCTGCTTAAGAATATAGTATCGGTGCTCGGAGGGAAAAAGGACAGGTTCACGATGGAATACCCTTCCCACAAGGGCCAGGACAAGAAATGGTTCCTCCTGTCCGTCACGCCGATGAGGTCCGGCGGGAGGGTCACGGGAGCCGTGATCTCGCATACGGACATAACGAGGAGGAAGCTCGCCGAGCTCGAGACGAAGAGGTTCTCGGTTACAGACCCCATGACCGGGATACTGAACAGGAAGGCGGGGCTCGAGTCCGTCCACAGGCAAATGAAGTTCTGCGAGAGGCACGGCTGCAGCTTCACTGTCTGCTATATAGACATCGACAACCTGAAGCTCGTGAACGACAGCTTCGGCCATAAGGAGGGGGACAGGGTCATAATCACCTTCGTCAACCTGCTCAAGCGCGCGCTCAGGGAATCGGACGTAATGTGCAGGCTCGGGGGAGACGAGATACTGCTCATACTCCAGGAGACCTCTCTCGAAGGTAGCAAGTCGGTCGTAAACAGGATCCGGGACGCCGTCCATGCCAGGAACGCGAGGAGCGCCAGGCCTTACGGCATAGAGTTCAGCTACGGCATCGCCGAGTACACGCTCGGGAGCAAGCTCACGCCAGAAGAGCTCGTGGACATAGCCGACAGGAATATGTACGGCATGAAGTCCTCGAAGAAAACAAAGAAAGGCGGGAGCTACAGAACCCGCCATAAACAATAA
- a CDS encoding protein-L-isoaspartate(D-aspartate) O-methyltransferase, whose translation MLIIVMLSSFLILAGAVNSTDTENVYRQRRLDMVEEQMAQRDISTPEVLRAMRAVPRHKFVPEHLMDLAYSDTPLPIGMGQTISQPYIVAYMTELIRPGKGRKVLEIGTGSGYQAAVLAEMGAEVYTVEILEPLSLFARSVINGLGYSNVHFKTGDGYLGWEEHAPYDAVIVTAAPEEIPEPLKAQLREGGRMVIPVADDGQELLLLTKTKEGFDEERVAPVMFVPMTGEAEKHRKSETTKTPDGASRS comes from the coding sequence GTGTTGATTATCGTGATGCTTTCGTCCTTCCTCATCCTGGCGGGAGCCGTGAATTCCACCGACACAGAGAACGTATACAGGCAGAGGCGCCTCGACATGGTCGAGGAGCAGATGGCGCAGAGGGACATATCAACGCCCGAGGTGCTGAGGGCGATGAGGGCGGTGCCCAGGCACAAGTTCGTGCCCGAGCACCTTATGGACCTTGCATACAGCGATACGCCTCTGCCCATAGGCATGGGGCAGACGATCTCCCAGCCTTACATAGTGGCGTACATGACGGAGCTTATCCGCCCCGGGAAAGGCCGGAAAGTGCTCGAGATAGGCACGGGCTCGGGGTATCAGGCTGCGGTCCTCGCCGAGATGGGGGCCGAGGTCTATACGGTCGAGATACTCGAGCCGCTCTCGCTTTTCGCGAGGAGCGTGATCAACGGTCTCGGTTATTCGAACGTGCATTTCAAGACCGGGGACGGATACCTCGGGTGGGAGGAGCACGCCCCGTACGACGCCGTCATAGTGACGGCCGCCCCCGAAGAGATACCCGAGCCCCTCAAGGCCCAGCTCAGGGAAGGGGGCAGGATGGTGATACCGGTAGCTGACGACGGGCAGGAGCTGCTGCTGCTCACGAAAACGAAGGAAGGCTTCGACGAGGAGAGGGTAGCGCCCGTGATGTTCGTGCCCATGACCGGAGAGGCAGAGAAGCACAGAAAGTCCGAAACGACGAAAACGCCGGACGGCGCGTCCCGGTCATAA